The following proteins come from a genomic window of Miscanthus floridulus cultivar M001 chromosome 2, ASM1932011v1, whole genome shotgun sequence:
- the LOC136537703 gene encoding protein NRT1/ PTR FAMILY 5.6-like isoform X1 → MEKKSLEVGVVDDDHEVWVHDSSVDHRGRSPSRATTGSWKAAMFIILIEFSERLSYFGIATSLMIYLTKVLQEELKVAAKNANYWMSVTTLMPLLGGFLADGYLGRFSTVVYSTAVYLLGLTVLATAQLAPGLRPDHSPRLHEALFFAGIYLVSVGTGGHKPALESFGADQFDEAHAAERVQKMSFFNWWNCALCSGVLLGVTAIIYAQERVGWGAATVVLAAVMAASLAVFLAGRRSYRYRVPEGSPLTPLLQVLVAAFRKRRLPLPADADELYEVRSPQSGNKRLLCHTYQLRFLDMAAIVEPGAGEEAFGPWRLATVTQVEDTKLVLAMVPIWVCTLPFGMAVAQVSTFFIKQGSVMDRRLGPHFELPPASIFALSALAMIATVAAYDKALVPYLRRATGGERGISILRRVGIGMAFAIAGMGVAAAVERRRLLSAASAAARPPSVLWLVPQFALMGVADGFALVGLQEYFYEQVPDGMRSLGIGLYLSVIGAGSFLSSLVITAADRASSRGGRASWFAKDLNHSRLDLFYWLLACIGAVNLAFYALVATKCSYKQTVRAGRVGDDKSAAAGDDVECAAGFVAA, encoded by the exons ATGGAGAAGAAGAGCTTGGAGGTTGGGGTCGTGGACGATGACCACGAGGTCTGGGTGCACGACTCCTCCGTTGATCACCGCGGGAGGTCTCCCTCCCGCGCCACCACCGGATCGTGGAAGGCCGCAATGTTCATCATCT TGATTGAATTCAGCGAGAGGCTGAGCTACTTCGGCATAGCCACGAGCCTGATGATatacctcaccaaggtgctgcaGGAGGAGCTGAAGGTGGCGGCCAAGAATGCCAACTACTGGATGAGCGTCACCACGCTCATGCCCTTGCTCGGCGGCTTCCTCGCCGACGGCTACCTCGGCAGGTTCTCAACCGTCGTCTACTCCACCGCCGTCTACCTGCTG GGTCTGACGGTGCTGGCGACGGCGCAGCTGGCGCCGGGGCTGAGGCCCGACCACTCGCCGCGCCTGCACGAGGCGCTCTTCTTCGCGGGCATCTACCTGGTGTCCGTGGGCACGGGCGGCCACAAGCCGGCCCTGGAGAGCTTCGGTGCGGACCAGTTCGACGAGGCCCACGCGGCGGAGCGGGTGCAGAAGATGTCCTTCTTCAACTGGTGGAACTGCGCGCTCTGCTCGGGCGTCCTGCTCGGCGTCACCGCCATCATCTACGCGCAGGAGCGCGTCGGATGGGGCGCCGCTACCGTCGTGCTCGCCGCCGTCATGGCCGCCTCGCTCGCCGTCTTCCTCGCCGGCCGCCGGTCCTACCGATACAGGGTGCCCGAGGGCAGCCCGCTCACGCCGCTGCTCCAGGTCCTCGTCGCCGCCTTCCGGAAGAGGCGGCTCCCGCTGCCGGCCGACGCCGACGAGCTGTACGAGGTCAGGTCGCCGCAGAGTGGCAACAAAAGGCTGCTTTGCCACACCTACCAGCTGAG GTTCCTCGACATGGCGGCTATAGTGGAGCCCGGCGCCGGCGAGGAGGCTTTCGGGCCGTGGCGGCTGGCGACGGTGACGCAGGTGGAGGATACGAAGCTGGTACTGGCGATGGTGCCCATCTGGGTGTGCACGCTGCCGTTCGGCATGGCGGTGGCGCAGGTGTCCACGTTCTTCATCAAGCAGGGCAGTGTGATGGACCGTCGCCTGGGCCCGCACTTCGAGCTCCCGCCGGCGTCCATCTTTGCGCTGTCCGCGCTCGCCATGATCGCCACGGTGGCGGCCTACGACAAGGCGCTGGTGCCGTACCTGCGGCGCGCCACGGGAGGGGAGCGCGGGATCAGCATCCTGCGGCGCGTCGGCATCGGCATGGCGTTCGCCATCGCGGGGatgggcgtggcggcggcggtggagcggcGGCGTCTGCTGTCAGCGGCCTCGGCCGCCGCGCGGCCGCCGTCGGTGCTGTGGCTGGTGCCGCAGTTCGCGCTGATGGGCGTGGCGGACGGGTTCGCGCTGGTGGGCCTGCAGGAGTACTTCTACGAGCAGGTCCCCGACGGCATGCGCAGCCTGGGCATTGGCCTCTACCTCAGCGTCATCGGCGCCGGGAGCTTCCTCAGCAGCCTGGTGATCACGGCGGCTGACCGCGCCAGCTCGCGTGGGGGGCGCGCCAGCTGGTTCGCCAAGGACCTCAACCACAGCAGGCTGGACCTCTTCTACTGGCTGCTGGCGTGCATCGGCGCCGTCAACCTGGCATTCTACGCGCTGGTCGCCACCAAGTGCTCGTACAAGCAGACCGTCAGGGCCGGCAGGGTCGGCGACGACaagtccgccgccgccggcgacgacgTCGAGTGCGCCGCCGGCTTCGTCGCCGCGTAG
- the LOC136537703 gene encoding protein NRT1/ PTR FAMILY 5.6-like isoform X2 produces the protein MTTRSGCTTPPLITAGGLPPAPPPDRGRPQCSSSEELKVAAKNANYWMSVTTLMPLLGGFLADGYLGRFSTVVYSTAVYLLGLTVLATAQLAPGLRPDHSPRLHEALFFAGIYLVSVGTGGHKPALESFGADQFDEAHAAERVQKMSFFNWWNCALCSGVLLGVTAIIYAQERVGWGAATVVLAAVMAASLAVFLAGRRSYRYRVPEGSPLTPLLQVLVAAFRKRRLPLPADADELYEVRSPQSGNKRLLCHTYQLRFLDMAAIVEPGAGEEAFGPWRLATVTQVEDTKLVLAMVPIWVCTLPFGMAVAQVSTFFIKQGSVMDRRLGPHFELPPASIFALSALAMIATVAAYDKALVPYLRRATGGERGISILRRVGIGMAFAIAGMGVAAAVERRRLLSAASAAARPPSVLWLVPQFALMGVADGFALVGLQEYFYEQVPDGMRSLGIGLYLSVIGAGSFLSSLVITAADRASSRGGRASWFAKDLNHSRLDLFYWLLACIGAVNLAFYALVATKCSYKQTVRAGRVGDDKSAAAGDDVECAAGFVAA, from the exons ATGACCACGAGGTCTGGGTGCACGACTCCTCCGTTGATCACCGCGGGAGGTCTCCCTCCCGCGCCACCACCGGATCGTGGAAGGCCGCAATGTTCATCATCT GAGGAGCTGAAGGTGGCGGCCAAGAATGCCAACTACTGGATGAGCGTCACCACGCTCATGCCCTTGCTCGGCGGCTTCCTCGCCGACGGCTACCTCGGCAGGTTCTCAACCGTCGTCTACTCCACCGCCGTCTACCTGCTG GGTCTGACGGTGCTGGCGACGGCGCAGCTGGCGCCGGGGCTGAGGCCCGACCACTCGCCGCGCCTGCACGAGGCGCTCTTCTTCGCGGGCATCTACCTGGTGTCCGTGGGCACGGGCGGCCACAAGCCGGCCCTGGAGAGCTTCGGTGCGGACCAGTTCGACGAGGCCCACGCGGCGGAGCGGGTGCAGAAGATGTCCTTCTTCAACTGGTGGAACTGCGCGCTCTGCTCGGGCGTCCTGCTCGGCGTCACCGCCATCATCTACGCGCAGGAGCGCGTCGGATGGGGCGCCGCTACCGTCGTGCTCGCCGCCGTCATGGCCGCCTCGCTCGCCGTCTTCCTCGCCGGCCGCCGGTCCTACCGATACAGGGTGCCCGAGGGCAGCCCGCTCACGCCGCTGCTCCAGGTCCTCGTCGCCGCCTTCCGGAAGAGGCGGCTCCCGCTGCCGGCCGACGCCGACGAGCTGTACGAGGTCAGGTCGCCGCAGAGTGGCAACAAAAGGCTGCTTTGCCACACCTACCAGCTGAG GTTCCTCGACATGGCGGCTATAGTGGAGCCCGGCGCCGGCGAGGAGGCTTTCGGGCCGTGGCGGCTGGCGACGGTGACGCAGGTGGAGGATACGAAGCTGGTACTGGCGATGGTGCCCATCTGGGTGTGCACGCTGCCGTTCGGCATGGCGGTGGCGCAGGTGTCCACGTTCTTCATCAAGCAGGGCAGTGTGATGGACCGTCGCCTGGGCCCGCACTTCGAGCTCCCGCCGGCGTCCATCTTTGCGCTGTCCGCGCTCGCCATGATCGCCACGGTGGCGGCCTACGACAAGGCGCTGGTGCCGTACCTGCGGCGCGCCACGGGAGGGGAGCGCGGGATCAGCATCCTGCGGCGCGTCGGCATCGGCATGGCGTTCGCCATCGCGGGGatgggcgtggcggcggcggtggagcggcGGCGTCTGCTGTCAGCGGCCTCGGCCGCCGCGCGGCCGCCGTCGGTGCTGTGGCTGGTGCCGCAGTTCGCGCTGATGGGCGTGGCGGACGGGTTCGCGCTGGTGGGCCTGCAGGAGTACTTCTACGAGCAGGTCCCCGACGGCATGCGCAGCCTGGGCATTGGCCTCTACCTCAGCGTCATCGGCGCCGGGAGCTTCCTCAGCAGCCTGGTGATCACGGCGGCTGACCGCGCCAGCTCGCGTGGGGGGCGCGCCAGCTGGTTCGCCAAGGACCTCAACCACAGCAGGCTGGACCTCTTCTACTGGCTGCTGGCGTGCATCGGCGCCGTCAACCTGGCATTCTACGCGCTGGTCGCCACCAAGTGCTCGTACAAGCAGACCGTCAGGGCCGGCAGGGTCGGCGACGACaagtccgccgccgccggcgacgacgTCGAGTGCGCCGCCGGCTTCGTCGCCGCGTAG